The following coding sequences are from one Gammaproteobacteria bacterium window:
- the mtnA gene encoding S-methyl-5-thioribose-1-phosphate isomerase → MAWQATMDGGGANGDAAARQDSVQAVAWEEDAVRLLDQRRLPGAERYLSLSRATEVAEAIRDMVVRGAPAIGIAAAYAVVLAARAAWRCAGTDWRQAARPELQRLERARPTAVHLRWAVRRMRDRFAAIPGEPTPALLAEARALHREDMAANRRIGALGADFIGGPARVLTHCNAGALATGGYGTALGVVRSLHARGALRAVYVCESRPWLQGARLTAWELQRDGIPVTLIADAAAPGFMARGEIDWVVVGADRIAANGDVVNKIGTYAHAVAARHHGLGFLVAASAATIDAAMATGAGIPIERRAPEELLAGCGWQRLPPGIEAANPVFDLTPAALVGGIVTERGVVAPPGRDRVRALLAAEGGD, encoded by the coding sequence GCGGCTGTTGGACCAGCGGCGCTTGCCCGGGGCCGAGCGTTACCTGTCGTTGTCGCGAGCGACGGAGGTTGCCGAGGCTATTCGGGACATGGTCGTGCGCGGCGCGCCGGCGATCGGCATCGCCGCCGCTTACGCCGTGGTGCTGGCCGCCCGCGCCGCCTGGCGCTGCGCGGGGACGGACTGGCGGCAGGCGGCGCGGCCCGAATTGCAGCGGCTGGAGCGGGCGCGGCCCACCGCTGTCCACCTGCGCTGGGCCGTGCGCCGGATGCGGGACCGCTTCGCCGCTATTCCGGGAGAACCGACGCCGGCGCTGCTGGCCGAGGCGCGGGCCTTGCACCGCGAGGACATGGCGGCCAACCGGCGCATCGGCGCCCTGGGCGCCGACTTTATCGGCGGGCCCGCCCGCGTACTGACGCACTGCAACGCCGGCGCCCTGGCGACAGGCGGTTACGGCACGGCGCTGGGGGTCGTCCGCAGTCTTCACGCCCGCGGCGCCCTGCGCGCCGTCTATGTTTGCGAGTCGCGCCCCTGGCTGCAGGGCGCGCGGTTGACCGCATGGGAATTGCAGCGCGACGGCATCCCGGTAACGTTGATCGCCGATGCGGCGGCGCCTGGATTCATGGCCCGCGGCGAGATTGATTGGGTGGTGGTGGGCGCCGACCGCATCGCCGCCAACGGCGATGTGGTCAACAAGATCGGCACCTACGCGCACGCGGTCGCCGCGCGTCATCATGGCTTGGGCTTTCTGGTGGCGGCCTCCGCGGCGACCATAGATGCGGCCATGGCGACGGGAGCGGGAATTCCCATCGAGCGGCGGGCGCCGGAGGAGTTGCTTGCCGGATGCGGCTGGCAACGGCTCCCTCCCGGCATTGAGGCGGCCAATCCCGTGTTCGATTTGACCCCGGCGGCCCTGGTCGGCGGCATCGTCACCGAGCGGGGCGTGGTCGCGCCTCCCGGGCGCGACCGCGTGCGCGCCCTGCTGGCGGCGGAGGGAGGCGACTGA